One Verrucomicrobiia bacterium genomic window, TTGGTTTCATCGCCGAGCGCCTGAAATGAATCCGCCAGTACGCAGGCTTCAGCCTTATTCTTTGAGGTTTCCATGCCACCGAGCCTATGCAGCACCCTCGGACATCCGCGGTCCAAGCGTTTGCTAAATATATAAGCCCGATGTGTGTCCCCTTTTCAGCGCCGCAAAAACTTCGCGACCGCCTCCGTGCGCGTGCGCACCTGGAGCTTTTCGTAAATGCGCCGGATGTAGGTGTGAACCGTCTCGTAACTGATGCCCAGCTTCTCCGCGATCTCCTTGTACAGAAAACCCTGCGCCAAACAGTCCAGCACCTCCTGCTCGCGGGGCGAAAGATTCTCGGTCGCTGACGCGGATGCCGCGCTCTGCTGAAACGACAACACCACCTTGCGCGCAATGTGCGTTGTCATCGGCGAGCCGCCGCGATGCACCTCGCGGATGGCGTCGAGCAACTGCGCCTGCGGTGTGCGCTTCAGCATGTAACCCGTCGCGCCCGCGGCCAGCGCGTTGAATATGTTTTCA contains:
- a CDS encoding response regulator transcription factor; its protein translation is MPITVSIVEDSDRFRTTLARVLDRAEGFKCVSHYPNAEDALKGLSQVKPEVVLMDINLPGMNGVECVRQLKQLLPTVQVMMLTVYEDTENIFNALAAGATGYMLKRTPQAQLLDAIREVHRGGSPMTTHIARKVVLSFQQSAASASATENLSPREQEVLDCLAQGFLYKEIAEKLGISYETVHTYIRRIYEKLQVRTRTEAVAKFLRR